One Lysobacter enzymogenes DNA segment encodes these proteins:
- the bioD gene encoding dethiobiotin synthase, which translates to MTSARRLPGLFVTGTDTGIGKSVASAALLHALRAGGARAVGMKPVASGCEPGPDGWRNEDALLLQAASDPRPRYEDVNPYALPQPLAPEIAAAEAGVEIALGPILAAHARLAAQADTVVVEGVGGWAAPVSAQLDQIDLVRALKLPVVLVVGLRLGAINHARLSARAIQADGAELIGWIANGIDPHMARADENFEILRRRLPVPCWGRLPHAAQPDPATLAGALRPAF; encoded by the coding sequence ATGACTTCTGCCCGCCGGCTCCCCGGCCTGTTCGTCACCGGCACCGATACCGGCATCGGCAAGTCGGTCGCCAGCGCCGCCCTGTTGCACGCCCTGCGCGCCGGCGGCGCGCGCGCGGTCGGCATGAAGCCGGTCGCCAGCGGCTGCGAGCCCGGCCCGGACGGCTGGCGCAACGAGGACGCGTTGCTGCTGCAGGCCGCCAGCGATCCGCGGCCGCGCTACGAAGACGTCAACCCGTACGCCCTGCCGCAGCCGCTGGCGCCGGAGATCGCCGCGGCCGAAGCCGGCGTCGAGATCGCGCTGGGTCCGATCCTGGCCGCGCACGCGCGGCTGGCCGCCCAGGCCGACACCGTGGTGGTCGAGGGCGTCGGCGGCTGGGCCGCGCCGGTCAGCGCTCAGCTCGACCAGATCGACCTGGTGCGCGCGCTGAAACTGCCGGTGGTGCTGGTCGTCGGCCTGCGCCTGGGCGCGATCAACCATGCCCGGCTGAGCGCGCGCGCGATCCAGGCCGACGGCGCCGAGCTGATCGGCTGGATCGCCAACGGCATCGACCCGCACATGGCGCGCGCCGACGAGAACTTCGAGATCCTGCGCCGGCGCCTGCCGGTGCCGTGCTGGGGCCGGCTGCCGCATGCGGCGCAGCCCGACCCGGCGACCCTGGCCGGTGCATTGCGCCCGGCCTTCTGA
- the queD gene encoding 6-carboxytetrahydropterin synthase QueD, with the protein MDIFKVFTLEAAHRLPNVPEGHKCARLHGHSFRVEVHLRGDIGEHSGWLMDYADVKKAFQPIHDRLDHHYLNDIEGLDNPTSERLAVWIWEQLKPALPLLSEIVVHETCTAGSRYRGE; encoded by the coding sequence ATCGACATCTTCAAGGTCTTCACCCTGGAAGCCGCGCACCGGCTGCCGAACGTGCCGGAAGGCCACAAGTGCGCGCGCCTGCACGGGCATTCGTTCCGGGTCGAAGTGCACCTGCGCGGCGATATCGGCGAGCACAGCGGCTGGCTGATGGACTACGCCGACGTCAAGAAGGCGTTCCAGCCGATCCATGACCGGCTCGATCACCACTACCTCAACGACATCGAAGGCCTGGACAACCCGACCAGCGAACGGCTGGCGGTGTGGATCTGGGAACAGCTCAAGCCGGCGCTGCCGCTGCTGAGCGAAATCGTGGTCCACGAGACCTGCACCGCCGGCAGCCGCTACCGCGGCGAGTGA
- the btuB gene encoding TonB-dependent vitamin B12 receptor, with product MRRYQLLSLAIAGALALPAAAVAAPAGAPTDLDQVVVTANRTAVSVNDLLTPVDVLDRADIERSQARDLNDLLRGRAGITIANQGGAGKLTTLFLRGSESDHVLVLVDGIRIGSPTSGLASLQDLPLELIDRIEIVRGPRSSLYGADAIGGVIQVFTRRERQGFAPRVHAGGGSNGTVEFGTGFGGRGGRGWFGADYSFRKTQGIDACRGAGFPVFAGCFTDEPDRDGYESHALSLRGGVEINEQWSVEGQALRAEGQNDYDGSFVNYSETVQQVIGGKIDWRPSERVHVQLTGGRNVDSSDNFLGAVPMGYFSTNRDTATLQADFNLFEGHVLSAGFDWLRDEVRSDTTYDERSRDNKAGFVQYQGRFGNQSFEASVRRDDNEQFGGHTTGGAAWGLNFADHWRVTVGYGTAFKAPTFNELYYPFFGNHNLKPEESKTWELGLAYRGENFNARIDGFDTRVDELITFDSAINLPNNIERARMRGAEIGIDTTFAEWTLAASASWLDTENRVGFYRGNDLPRRAKHSARIDLDRAFGKFRVGATAVGYGSRYDDVANSNRLGGYGTFDLRAEYAFTDALSLQARVANVFDREYETVSYYNQPGREWFVTLRYAPKP from the coding sequence ATGCGTCGTTACCAGTTGCTGTCCCTCGCCATCGCCGGCGCTCTCGCGTTGCCGGCGGCCGCCGTCGCCGCGCCCGCCGGTGCGCCCACCGACCTGGATCAGGTCGTGGTCACCGCCAACCGCACCGCGGTCAGCGTCAACGACCTGCTGACCCCGGTCGACGTGCTCGACCGCGCCGACATCGAGCGCAGCCAGGCGCGCGACCTCAACGACCTGCTGCGCGGCCGCGCCGGCATCACCATCGCCAACCAGGGCGGCGCCGGCAAGCTGACCACGCTGTTCCTGCGCGGCAGCGAATCCGACCACGTGCTGGTGCTGGTCGACGGCATCCGCATCGGTTCGCCGACCTCGGGCCTGGCCTCGCTGCAGGACCTGCCGCTGGAACTGATCGACCGGATCGAGATCGTGCGCGGCCCGCGTTCGAGCCTGTACGGCGCCGACGCCATCGGCGGCGTGATCCAGGTGTTCACCCGCCGCGAGCGCCAGGGTTTCGCCCCGCGCGTGCACGCCGGCGGCGGCAGCAACGGCACCGTCGAATTCGGCACCGGCTTCGGCGGCCGCGGCGGCCGCGGCTGGTTCGGCGCCGACTACAGCTTCCGCAAGACCCAGGGCATCGACGCCTGCCGCGGCGCCGGCTTCCCGGTGTTCGCCGGCTGCTTCACCGACGAGCCCGACCGCGACGGTTACGAAAGCCACGCGCTGTCGCTGCGCGGCGGCGTCGAGATCAACGAGCAGTGGAGCGTGGAAGGCCAGGCGCTGCGCGCCGAAGGCCAGAACGATTACGACGGCAGCTTCGTCAACTATTCCGAGACCGTGCAGCAGGTGATCGGCGGCAAGATCGACTGGCGGCCGAGCGAGCGCGTGCATGTGCAGCTGACCGGCGGGCGCAATGTCGACAGCTCGGACAACTTCCTCGGCGCGGTGCCGATGGGGTATTTCAGCACCAATCGCGACACCGCGACCTTGCAGGCCGATTTCAACCTGTTCGAAGGCCACGTGTTGAGCGCGGGCTTCGATTGGCTGCGCGACGAAGTGCGCAGCGACACCACCTACGACGAGCGTTCGCGCGACAACAAGGCCGGTTTCGTCCAGTACCAGGGCCGCTTCGGCAACCAGTCGTTCGAGGCCAGCGTGCGCCGCGACGACAACGAGCAGTTCGGCGGCCACACCACCGGCGGCGCCGCGTGGGGCCTGAACTTCGCCGACCACTGGCGCGTCACCGTCGGCTACGGCACCGCGTTCAAGGCGCCGACCTTCAACGAGCTGTACTACCCGTTCTTCGGCAACCACAACCTCAAGCCGGAAGAGTCCAAGACCTGGGAACTGGGCCTGGCCTACCGCGGCGAGAACTTCAACGCGCGCATCGACGGTTTCGACACCCGCGTGGACGAGCTGATCACCTTCGACTCGGCGATCAACCTGCCCAACAACATCGAACGCGCGCGCATGCGCGGCGCCGAGATCGGCATCGACACCACGTTCGCCGAGTGGACGCTGGCGGCGAGCGCGAGCTGGCTCGACACCGAGAACCGGGTCGGCTTCTACCGCGGCAACGACCTGCCGCGCCGCGCCAAGCACAGCGCGCGCATCGACCTGGACCGCGCCTTCGGCAAGTTCCGCGTCGGCGCCACCGCGGTCGGCTACGGCTCGCGCTACGACGACGTCGCCAACAGCAACCGCCTGGGCGGCTACGGCACGTTCGACCTGCGCGCGGAGTACGCGTTCACCGATGCGCTGAGCCTGCAGGCGCGGGTGGCCAACGTGTTCGACCGCGAGTACGAGACCGTGTCGTACTACAACCAGCCGGGCCGCGAGTGGTTCGTGACCCTGCGCTACGCGCCCAAGCCCTGA
- a CDS encoding RNA pyrophosphohydrolase — protein MIDPDGYRPNVGIVLMHPDGRLFWARRVHRDGWQFPQGGMNSDETPLEAMYRELREETGLQPHHVEVLGATPGWLRYRLPRRAVRRNDRLVCIGQKQVWFLLRLTGQESDLCLDVTDKPEFDHWRWVDFWYPIEHVVMFKRGVYTSALRHLAPFARHVAGDQAVPMPCPVADARPDPRRDAGLGGRQHQRPRARPGGQSACGGSEPGA, from the coding sequence GTGATCGATCCGGACGGCTACAGACCCAATGTAGGCATCGTCCTGATGCATCCCGATGGCCGCCTGTTCTGGGCGCGCAGGGTGCATCGCGACGGCTGGCAGTTCCCGCAGGGCGGGATGAACAGCGACGAGACGCCGCTGGAGGCCATGTATCGCGAATTGCGCGAGGAAACCGGCCTGCAACCCCATCATGTCGAAGTGCTCGGCGCCACCCCGGGCTGGCTGCGCTATCGGCTGCCGCGCAGGGCGGTGCGGCGCAACGACCGGCTGGTCTGCATCGGCCAGAAGCAGGTGTGGTTCCTGCTGCGGCTGACCGGGCAGGAATCGGATCTGTGCCTGGACGTGACCGACAAGCCGGAGTTCGATCACTGGCGCTGGGTCGACTTCTGGTACCCGATCGAGCACGTGGTGATGTTCAAGCGCGGCGTCTATACCAGCGCCCTGCGCCATCTGGCGCCGTTCGCCCGCCATGTCGCCGGCGACCAGGCGGTGCCGATGCCGTGCCCGGTCGCCGATGCGCGGCCCGACCCGCGCCGCGATGCCGGCCTCGGCGGCCGCCAGCACCAGCGGCCGCGCGCGCGGCCCGGCGGGCAGTCGGCCTGCGGCGGCTCCGAACCGGGCGCCTGA
- a CDS encoding GAF domain-containing protein gives MFTASTLSGQKSEQYAQLVDQARALLDGERDRIANAANLSALVNQALPQLNWVGFYFFDGTELVVGPFQGLPACVRIPLDKGVCGAAATRRQTQRVADVHAFPGHIACDAASRSEVVVPLTRGAELIGVFDLDSPIPDRFDADDQAGLEALAQVYVESLA, from the coding sequence ATGTTTACTGCCTCCACACTTTCGGGCCAAAAGTCCGAGCAATACGCCCAATTGGTCGACCAGGCCCGCGCCCTGCTCGACGGCGAGCGCGACCGCATCGCCAACGCCGCCAATCTGTCGGCGCTGGTCAACCAGGCCCTGCCGCAGCTCAATTGGGTCGGTTTCTATTTCTTCGACGGCACCGAACTGGTGGTCGGCCCGTTCCAAGGGCTGCCGGCCTGCGTGCGCATTCCGCTCGACAAGGGCGTGTGCGGCGCAGCCGCCACCCGCCGCCAGACCCAGCGCGTGGCCGACGTGCACGCGTTCCCCGGCCACATCGCCTGCGACGCGGCCTCGCGCTCGGAAGTGGTGGTGCCGCTGACCCGCGGCGCCGAACTGATCGGCGTGTTCGACCTGGACAGCCCGATCCCGGACCGCTTCGACGCCGACGATCAGGCCGGCCTGGAAGCTTTGGCCCAGGTGTATGTGGAGTCGCTGGCATGA
- a CDS encoding phasin family protein codes for MYQQFNEQFAAATRQFADTAAQVNRLALDNAEAVFGLQIAAIEDRVNATFAFFGEAAEARDFDALKTLFPKGVQVARENVERAVSTGQEAFGRTLKTNEAIAELAKSQVETAAKATQANVEKATKAVAKAAAPAAK; via the coding sequence ATGTACCAGCAGTTCAACGAACAGTTCGCCGCCGCCACGCGCCAGTTCGCGGACACGGCCGCTCAGGTCAACCGCCTGGCCCTCGACAACGCCGAGGCCGTGTTCGGCCTGCAGATCGCCGCGATCGAAGACCGCGTCAACGCCACCTTCGCCTTCTTCGGCGAAGCCGCCGAGGCCCGCGACTTCGACGCCCTCAAGACCCTGTTCCCGAAGGGCGTGCAGGTGGCCCGCGAGAACGTCGAGCGCGCCGTCAGCACCGGCCAGGAAGCCTTCGGCCGCACCCTGAAGACCAACGAAGCCATCGCCGAGCTGGCCAAGTCGCAGGTCGAGACCGCCGCCAAGGCGACCCAGGCCAACGTCGAGAAGGCCACCAAGGCCGTGGCCAAGGCCGCCGCTCCGGCCGCCAAGTAA
- a CDS encoding TfoX/Sxy family protein: MSGIKMRNIGPKSAAWLRQVGLRTHEDVAAIGTVEAFMRVKRAGFKPTLNLLYAIEGALLDCHWQEIPDERRQELILAAEAATALLPAPRNKPAAAPVRTTVHNEDRHEDGGFGGFGAGRDEGGHGGDGDGAGDERDDDGAAGDNGRDEDNGRHD; the protein is encoded by the coding sequence ATGAGCGGAATCAAGATGCGCAACATCGGCCCCAAGAGCGCGGCCTGGCTGCGCCAGGTGGGGCTGCGCACGCACGAGGACGTCGCCGCGATCGGCACGGTCGAGGCGTTCATGCGGGTCAAGCGCGCCGGCTTCAAGCCGACCTTGAACCTGCTCTACGCGATCGAAGGCGCGCTGCTGGACTGCCATTGGCAGGAGATTCCCGACGAGCGCCGCCAGGAGCTGATCCTGGCCGCCGAGGCGGCCACCGCGCTGCTGCCGGCGCCGCGCAACAAGCCGGCCGCCGCGCCGGTGCGCACGACGGTGCATAACGAAGATCGCCATGAGGACGGCGGCTTCGGCGGCTTCGGCGCGGGCCGCGATGAAGGCGGCCACGGCGGGGATGGCGATGGCGCCGGCGACGAACGCGACGACGACGGCGCGGCCGGCGACAACGGTCGCGACGAGGACAACGGTCGGCACGACTGA